In Sorghum bicolor cultivar BTx623 chromosome 10, Sorghum_bicolor_NCBIv3, whole genome shotgun sequence, one genomic interval encodes:
- the LOC8066390 gene encoding uncharacterized protein LOC8066390, translating to MPCALEVIDTRLQNTSHIQCSRSFDQNIGRRFSKGHLIQKPVAVCPENSDTSSSILPLGHDSDQKQAPFLSDTQEVNKVISSSGALGTECLELLSAQPRILCCLGQPNERNMHDQVDSSKPVSNGNTHGGSTLRQSRQRKNVCNSSTAVPPCHIAAKYSRPVATTLSLRSDSDILHNDDKLSKRSTRKRGKQCKRTIRKRLNLASKTTFEESTYGASPVEVVPTNLLVDKFSETTPSASSSVKNDGQYNKDYVECGIMLNLATLGTDEMDGSGCAGSSSNVAGGRLSSSCAPYLNDESNMIDSSEFDGSTFTEHGFGEESNSYQKLTCAYVYNPSHATTDSIFSRWNIDNSGNYSVDIDSTIKDENGHDHSKPGASTGLSNMRAECQLIGSHLSAIHAEDTNDHLGIRSYSKDVTDSCSNTERVQCSSQACSSKASLQFSSGRRNIKSSKTPSYIGLTVSNRVRGCNRHKNNGKDSSAVWQKVERNEKMISKAGHLSNSPIHDKGAHEVGKKGVQEDPTRIQAKYNQNRKMCKQDSSNGTVELEPTKEEDALNSCHTFSGPVYKKQAPFLRQQRSSSSKQGSQSLKNYYAPRIGIPKAPKDYLQQEQLPMLVLVHAKDTSDRSTSYSSSPDEVGLTGVGSNYPTEGNEGSQPGIEIAASVSCNLVPDLAPQAASDDSHVSDPHSLCPENKGVSTSRSSKNLCTDPFAAETKEARCVKLLTENNSQECCKWYSGAGHLSQKWVPVGKKESCNGVYLDVSANGEDSNLPSERTYKLNSSEHVDLKFQADNATETDYSKMKEAISYVYTAQQQVEDFQLRIGRPIADLENFVYSASPIVHCSPCPAGCKSYLQECVKDGLCLHQTPDITLRTVWQWYEEPSCYGLDVKAQDLWRSKGFLNSHRQFTTYFVPYLSAVQLFSQPKRTNGGSIDKESIHRDVTCETSPDLNLPPIFAKLFPKQSNPVKKSSTLRTEDDQQPADGELIFEFFESEQPYSRQQLFDKVNELIAGVKPSKCQISGDPKNLEVSLHDLHPASWYCVAWYPIYRIPDGKFQAAFLTYHSIGHWIHQSSSADGAVVLPVIGLQSYNAKAEWWFEMSKSDSEGAESAEHQSSEASQILKERLHTLNESAAVMSRASVLKNGQMSRNRHPDYEFFLSRS from the exons TTCCGCTTGGGCACGATTCAGATCAGAAACAGGCACCATTTTTGTCAGACACTCAAGAGGTCAACAAGGTAATCTCGTCATCAGGAGCTCTTGGTACAGAGTGCCTTGAGCTATTATCTGCACAGCCAAGAATACTGTGTTGCTTAGGCCAGCCGAATGAAAGGAACATGCATGATCAGGTTGATTCTTCTAAACCAGTTTCCAATGGAAACACACATGGAGGAAGCACCTTAAGACAATCTCGGCAAAGGAAAAACGTTTGTAATTCATCGACGGCAGTCCCTCCCTGCCATATAGCTGCAAAGTACTCCAGACCTGTCGCTACTACTCTGAGTCTGAGATCTGATTCTGATATTTTGCACAATGATGACAAGCTTTCAAAAAGGAGTACTAGAAAGAGAGGAAAACAGTGCAAGCGAACAATCCGCAAAAGGCTGAATTTGGCATCAAAAACCACTTTTGAAGAGAGTACTTATGGTGCTTCTCCTGTGGAGGTAGTTCCGACCAATTTACTGGTTGATAAGTTCTCAGAGACCACACCCTCTGCTAGCTCGTCGGTTAAAAATGATGGTCAGTACAACAAGGATTATGTGGAATGTGGTATTATGTTGAATTTAGCTACATTGGGAACTGATGAGATGGATGGTTCTGGATGTGCTGGTTCATCTTCTAATGTCGCAGGAGGGAGATTAAGCTCCAGTTGTGCTCCTTACTTGAATGATGAATCAAATATGATCGATTCTTCGGAATTTGATGGATCCACTTTCACTGAACATGGCTTTGGAGAAGAAAGCAATAGCTACCAGAAGTTAACATGTGCCTATGTTTATAACCCTAGTCATGCAACCACAGATTCCATCTTTAGTAGGTGGAACATTGACAACAGTGGGAACTACAGTGTCGATATTGATTCTACCATCAAAGATGAAAATGGACATGACCATTCAAAACCAGGGGCCTCCACAGGGCTGAGCAATATGAGGGCGGAATGCCAGTTGATAGGGTCACATCTTAGTGCTATTCATGCTgaagatacaaatgatcatctagGAATCAGATCGTACTCTAAGGATGTTACTGATAGTTGTAGCAATACTGAAAGGGTCCAGTGCAGCAGTCAGGCATGCAGCAGCAAGGCCTCTCTTCAATTTAGTTCAGGGAGGAGGAACATAAAATCAAGTAAAACACCAAGCTACATTGGTTTGACTGTGTCTAACAGAGTGAGAGGTTGCAATAGGCACAAGAACAATGGAAAAGATAGTTCAGCAGTGTGGCAGAAGGTAGAAAGAAATGAAAAGATGATCTCTAAAGCAGGGCATTTGAGCAATTCACCTATTCATGATAAGGGTGCTCATGAAGTTGGTAAGAAGGGTGTACAGGAAGATCCAACAAGAATTCAGGCAAAATATAATCAGAATAGGAAAATGTGCAAACAGGATTCCTCAAATGGGACAGTTGAACTGGAGCCTACCAAAGAagaagatgcattgaactcCTGCCATACATTTTCTGGACCTGTCTACAAGAAGCAAGCACCCTTTCTACGCCAGCAAAGAAGCTCTTCTTCGAAACAAGGTTCTCAGTCATTGAAAAACTACTATGCTCCTAGGATTGGTATCCCCAAGGCGCCAAAGGATTACTTGCAGCAAGAACAATTGCCTATGTTGGTGCTAGTTCATGCCAAGGACACCAGTGATAGATCAACCTCATATTCAAGTTCACCTGATGAAGTTGGTCTAACTGGAGTTGGCAGCAACTACCCAACTGAGGGAAATGAGGGTTCACAACCTGGTATTGAGATAGCAGCATCAGTATCTTGCAACTTGGTTCCAGATTTGGCCCCACAAGCTGCTTCTGATGATTCCCACGTATCAGATCCTCACTCTTTATGTCCTGAAAACAAGGGTGTATCCACCAGTCGGAGCTCCAAGAACCTGTGCACTGATCCTTTTGCTGCAGAAACAAAGGAAGCTCGATGTGTGAAGTTACTGACAGAGAATAATTCTCAAGAATGCTGTAAGTGGTATTCTGGTGCTGGACACTTGTCACAGAAGTGGGTTCCTGTTGGTAAGAAGGAATCTTGCAATGGGGTCTATTTAGATGTCTCAGCTAATGGTGAGGACAGCAACTTACCTAGTGAAAGGACCTATAAACTGAACTCATCTGAACATGTTGATTTGAAATTCCAAGCAGATAATGCAACTGAGACCGATTACAGCAAGATGAAAGAGGCTATCAGTTATGTTTACACAGCACAGCAGCAAGTGGAAGATTTCCAACTTCGCATTGGTAGGCCTATTGCTGATTTGGAAAATTTTGTTTACTCTGCTTCTCCAATTGTGCACTGCAGCCCTTGCCCTGCTGGCTGTAAATCTTACCTGCAAGAATGTGTGAAGGATGGTTTATGTTTGCATCAGACTCCAGATATCACTCTAAGAACTGTCTGGCAGTGGTACGAAGAGCCTAGCTGCTATGGTTTGGATGTAAAGGCACAAGATCTCTGGAGGTCAAAAGGCTTCTTGAATAGTCATCGTCAGTTTACAACATATTTTGTACCATATCTATCTGCTGTTCAACTCTTCAGTCAACCTAAGAGAACCAATGGTGGAAGCATTGATAAGGAGTCAATTCATAGGGATGTGACATGTGAAACATCTCCAGACCTGAACCTGCCCCCGATATTTGCAAAGCTTTTTCCAAAACAATCTAATCCAGTAAAGAAATCATCTACTCTGCGTACTGAAGATGATCAGCAGCCAGCAGATGGGGAGCTGATATTTGAATTTTTTGAATCTGAACAGCCATACTCGCGGCAACAGTTATTTGACAA GGTAAATGAGCTGATTGCTGGTGTGAAACCGTCGAAATGCCAAATATCTGGAGACCCAAAGAATTTGGAGGTCAGCCTGCATGATCTCCATCCAGCCTCTTG GTATTGCGTTGCATGGTATCCCATATACCGGATACCTGATGGAAAATTTCAGGCTGCATTCTTGACATATCATTCTATTGGGCACTGGATTCATCAGAGCAGCTCAGCAGACGGGGCTGTTGTTTTGCCAGTCATAGGCCTGCAGTCTTACAATGCCAAG GCAGAGTGGTGGTTTGAGATGAGCAAATCCGATTCTGAAGGTGCCGAGTCAGCAGAGCATCAGTCCAGTGAAGCATCCCAGATTCTGAAGGAGAGATTGCACACGCTGAATGAGTCTGCGGCGGTGATGTCCAGGGCCAGCGTGCTGAAGAATGGGCAGATGAGTAGAAACAGGCACCCCGACTACGAGTTCTTCCTCTCCCGGAGCTGA